One Fundidesulfovibrio putealis DSM 16056 DNA segment encodes these proteins:
- the trmFO gene encoding methylenetetrahydrofolate--tRNA-(uracil(54)-C(5))-methyltransferase (FADH(2)-oxidizing) TrmFO, which translates to MARRPEKVSNVAVIGGGLAGCECAMALARAGRAVTVFEMKPHRMSPAHLSPQLGELVCSNSLRSDEADSAIGLLKREMESLGSLVIQAARATAVPAGKALAVDRELFADFVTKAMEAEPLITVERREITTLDDPALAGFETIVVAAGPLASPELSESLAQAIGAGSLYFYDAIAPIVFAHSIDRDKVFSQSRWEEGEGDYLNCPMEKDEYTAFHQALLDGEKVQPREFEKEIHFEGCMPVEALAERGFKTLVFGPLKPVGLTDPKTGRRPYAVVQLRPENAELSTYNLVGFQTKLKYPEQERVFRMIPGLEKAEFARLGSIHRNTYVDAPKVLTEGLEVAAKPGVFLAGQITGVEGYVESAACGLWLGHHLAAGMTPPPEETALGALLAHLRRPVKKFQPSNVNYGLTPELTERAKKDSRKALYAARARKAWEEWIALNSIGMLKV; encoded by the coding sequence ATGGCAAGGAGGCCGGAAAAGGTGTCGAACGTAGCGGTTATCGGCGGAGGTTTGGCCGGGTGCGAGTGCGCCATGGCTCTGGCGCGCGCGGGGCGTGCGGTGACGGTCTTCGAGATGAAGCCTCATCGCATGAGTCCGGCGCACCTGAGCCCCCAACTGGGTGAGCTGGTGTGCTCCAACTCTCTTCGCTCCGACGAGGCGGACAGCGCCATCGGGCTTTTGAAGCGCGAGATGGAGAGCCTGGGCAGCCTTGTCATCCAGGCGGCGCGGGCCACCGCCGTGCCTGCGGGCAAGGCCCTGGCCGTGGATCGGGAGCTGTTTGCCGACTTCGTCACCAAGGCCATGGAGGCCGAACCGCTCATCACCGTGGAGCGGCGCGAGATAACCACCCTGGACGATCCGGCCCTGGCCGGGTTCGAGACCATCGTGGTGGCTGCCGGGCCGCTGGCCTCGCCGGAGCTGTCCGAGAGTCTGGCCCAGGCCATCGGCGCGGGCAGCCTGTATTTCTACGACGCCATCGCGCCCATCGTGTTCGCCCATTCCATCGACCGCGATAAGGTGTTCTCCCAGTCGCGCTGGGAGGAGGGCGAGGGCGACTACCTGAACTGCCCCATGGAAAAGGACGAGTACACGGCTTTCCATCAGGCGCTTCTGGACGGCGAGAAGGTCCAGCCGCGCGAGTTCGAGAAGGAGATCCACTTCGAGGGCTGCATGCCCGTGGAGGCCCTGGCCGAGCGCGGCTTCAAGACCCTGGTGTTCGGGCCGCTGAAACCCGTGGGCCTGACCGACCCGAAAACCGGCAGGAGGCCCTACGCCGTGGTGCAGCTGCGCCCCGAGAACGCGGAGCTTTCCACCTACAATCTGGTGGGTTTCCAGACCAAGCTGAAATACCCGGAGCAGGAGCGCGTTTTTCGCATGATTCCGGGCCTTGAGAAAGCCGAGTTCGCACGCCTGGGGTCCATCCACCGCAATACGTACGTGGACGCGCCCAAGGTGCTGACGGAGGGGCTGGAGGTGGCGGCGAAGCCGGGGGTGTTCCTGGCCGGGCAGATCACCGGAGTGGAGGGCTACGTGGAGAGCGCGGCCTGCGGCCTGTGGCTGGGGCATCATCTGGCTGCGGGCATGACCCCGCCGCCGGAAGAGACCGCGTTGGGGGCGCTGCTGGCGCACCTGAGACGACCGGTGAAGAAATTCCAGCCGTCCAACGTGAACTACGGGCTTACGCCTGAGCTCACCGAGCGCGCCAAGAAGGACAGCCGCAAGGCGCTGTACGCGGCGCGGGCCAGGAAGGCGTGGGAGGAGTGGATAGCCTTGAATTCTATTGGCATGCTGAAGGTGTGA
- the pyrF gene encoding orotidine-5'-phosphate decarboxylase: protein MIVKDIPLNERIIFALDVDDAGQALKLVEQLGGTIGYYKIGLQLFLAEGFGLVERVRDMGHKVMLDLKFLDIPNTTGMAMREAAKRGVNLATIHAHVGSVCSAAVAQAGETTVLGVTVMTSYGDTELSELGYPGTIEDLVEARAGIALAAGCGGVVASAREAALLRRVYGDDFLIVTPGIRPADHGVKDDQHRVMTPARAIASGADHLVVGRPISRAERPVEVAEKMLEEIAETLEG, encoded by the coding sequence CGTGAAAGACATTCCGCTGAATGAACGCATCATTTTCGCCCTGGACGTGGACGACGCCGGGCAGGCCCTGAAGCTCGTGGAGCAGCTGGGCGGAACCATCGGGTACTACAAGATCGGGCTTCAGCTGTTTCTGGCCGAGGGGTTCGGGCTGGTGGAGCGCGTGCGGGACATGGGCCACAAGGTGATGCTGGATCTCAAGTTCCTGGACATCCCGAACACCACGGGCATGGCCATGCGCGAGGCCGCCAAGCGCGGCGTGAACCTCGCGACGATCCACGCCCACGTGGGCAGTGTGTGCAGCGCGGCTGTGGCGCAGGCCGGGGAGACGACGGTGCTGGGCGTCACGGTGATGACCAGCTACGGCGACACCGAGCTTTCGGAGCTGGGGTATCCGGGCACCATCGAGGATCTGGTGGAGGCGCGCGCTGGCATCGCCCTGGCGGCGGGCTGCGGCGGCGTGGTGGCCTCGGCCAGGGAGGCGGCGCTCTTGCGCCGCGTCTACGGCGACGATTTTCTTATCGTCACGCCCGGCATCCGCCCGGCGGACCACGGCGTGAAGGACGACCAGCACCGGGTGATGACCCCGGCCCGGGCCATCGCATCCGGCGCGGACCATCTGGTGGTGGGAAGGCCCATCAGCCGGGCCGAGCGCCCGGTCGAAGTGGCCGAGAAGATGCTTGAAGAGATTGCGGAGACGCTGGAGGGGTAG